The following coding sequences lie in one Synergistaceae bacterium genomic window:
- a CDS encoding glucose-6-phosphate isomerase produces MTGFDYSNALKFVRPHEVDSMKAITLAAADLLKSRKGAGNDFLGWIDLPVNYDREEFSRIKMAAKKIQSDSEILLVAGIGGSYLGARAAIEFLRHGFYNDLSPEVRKTPRIYYVGNSMNSTYIQDVIDLLDGHDFSVNVISKSGTTTETAIAFRVFRDLLIKKYGAKEAAKRIYATTDKARGALKTLADTEGYESFVIPDDVGGRFSVLTAVGLLPIAASGADIDALMAGAAAGRDVALNKAFEENPALQYAALRNILHRKGKTVEILANYEPSMHYISEWWKQLYGESEGKDQRGIFPASVDLTTDLHSMGQFIQDGDRIMFETVLNIENARKDFALTSQENDLDGLNYLAGKNMSWVNQCAMQGTIAAHVDGGVPNMMVKIPAQDEKSLGELFYFFEYACGVSGYISGINPFNQPGVEFYKTNMFKLLGKPGK; encoded by the coding sequence ATGACAGGCTTTGACTATTCAAACGCGCTGAAATTCGTGCGCCCTCATGAAGTCGACAGCATGAAGGCTATCACCCTCGCGGCGGCTGACCTGCTCAAATCCCGCAAAGGTGCCGGCAATGACTTTCTCGGCTGGATAGATCTCCCGGTCAACTACGACAGGGAAGAGTTTTCCCGCATAAAGATGGCCGCCAAAAAGATACAGAGCGACTCCGAAATTCTCCTTGTCGCAGGAATCGGAGGCTCATATCTCGGAGCAAGGGCCGCGATTGAGTTCCTGAGACACGGCTTCTATAATGACCTGTCCCCGGAAGTCCGCAAAACTCCGCGTATATATTACGTCGGCAACAGCATGAACAGCACATATATACAGGACGTAATAGACCTCCTAGATGGGCATGATTTCTCCGTCAACGTAATCTCAAAGTCAGGCACAACGACAGAGACCGCAATAGCCTTCAGGGTGTTCCGGGATCTTCTCATCAAGAAATACGGAGCGAAAGAGGCCGCCAAACGAATTTACGCGACAACCGACAAAGCCCGCGGAGCATTGAAGACTCTTGCTGACACAGAGGGCTATGAATCGTTCGTGATTCCTGATGATGTCGGCGGAAGATTCAGCGTGTTGACGGCTGTGGGACTCCTCCCGATAGCGGCGAGCGGTGCTGATATTGATGCTCTCATGGCCGGGGCGGCGGCAGGGCGTGATGTGGCTCTCAATAAGGCGTTTGAGGAAAACCCCGCGTTACAGTATGCGGCATTACGCAACATACTTCACCGCAAAGGGAAGACCGTTGAAATTCTCGCAAACTATGAGCCGTCAATGCACTACATTTCGGAGTGGTGGAAACAGCTTTACGGCGAGTCAGAAGGCAAAGACCAGCGCGGAATTTTCCCGGCAAGCGTTGACCTTACGACAGATCTTCACTCTATGGGCCAGTTCATTCAGGACGGGGACAGGATAATGTTTGAGACAGTCCTCAATATCGAGAACGCCCGCAAAGATTTCGCGCTAACATCGCAGGAAAACGATCTTGACGGCCTCAACTACCTTGCGGGTAAAAATATGAGCTGGGTTAATCAGTGCGCCATGCAGGGGACAATAGCGGCACACGTTGACGGCGGAGTCCCGAACATGATGGTGAAGATTCCCGCGCAGGACGAGAAATCACTCGGAGAGCTGTTCTACTTCTTCGAGTATGCCTGCGGGGTGTCGGGGTATATCAGCGGGATTAACCCGTTCAATCAGCCCGGAGTCGAGTTCTACAAGACCAATATGTTCAAGCTGCTCGGCAAGCCCGGAAAGTAA